GCGAGCGGACAGGTGGGCGAGGTGGCGCGGCTCCAGCCCGGCTCGGAGGTGAAGCGGGGAGACCGGCTGGCGGTGCTGATACCGCCCGGCCAGCTTCGCATCGTCGCCGACTTCCCGACCTCCCATGCGCTGGGGCGCATCCGCCCCGGACAGACGGCCCGGCTGCGCCTCCAGGGCTTTCCGTGGACGGAGTACGGCACCGTCAACGCCAGGGTGAGCAGGCTCGCGTCGGAAGCGCGCGACGGAAAGGTCCGGGTGGAGTGCGAGCTGTTGCCCGACGCGGGCTCCACCATTCCCCGCCAGCACGGCCTGCCCGGCACGCTGGAAGTCGCGGTGGATGACCTGTCGCCAGCGCTGCTGATTCTTCGCGAGGCGGGACAGAAGCTGGGCACCGCCGCGAGCCCACCTGCGCCCGCCCCGGGAGCCGCGTCATGATTCGTCTTCGCCCAACGGGCGGCCCCCGCCGCTTCGCACCGGAGGTCATCCAGTCCTCTTGGATGGACTGTGGCCCCGCGGCCCTCAAGTGCCTGCTGGAGGGCTTCGGCATCCCCGTCAGCTACGGCCGGCTGCGCGAGGCCTGCCAGACGGATGTCGATGGGACGTCCATCGACACGCTGGAGGAGGTCGCTCGACGCTGCGGGCTCGACGCCGAGCAGACGCTCGTGCCCGCGGACCACCTGCTGGAGCCGGCGGCTGGAACGCTGCCCGCCCTCGTCGTCGTGCAGCTCCCGAGCGGCTACACCCACTTCGTCGTCGTCTGGCGGCGTCACGGCAAGCTCGTGCAGGTCATGGACCCCAGCCGGGGACGCCGGTGGATGACGCTTCGAGCCCTCATCGGAGAGCTCTACCTGCATACCACCGCCCTCCCCGCTCCGGTCTGGCGTGACTGGGCGACCTCGAAGAACACCCTCGCCGTGCTGCGAGGCCAGCTCCGCGACCTGGGGCTGGGCGATGAAGAGATTTACGGGCACCTGCGCGTGGCGCTCGCGGACCCGGACTGGCATTCCCTCGCGGCGCTGGACGCCACGCGGAAGATGGTCGGCTACCTCGTGCGCTCGGGAGGCCTGTCGGCGGGGCGCCCGGCCGTCCGGGCCGTGGAGACCTTCTTCACCCAGGTCCTCCGCGAGCCACGGCTGGAGCCCGTCACCGTGCCCCGCCCCTACTGGTCCGTCATCCCCATCCCGGGTGAGGAAGAAGGAGAGACGCGGCTCGTCTTCCGAGGCGCCGTGCTGGTCCACGCGTCCGGCCGACGTGAAGCCCCGCGCGCCGAGTCTTCCGCGGAGGCGGCCTCATCGGCCGACACGCTGCCCGCGCCCCCCGTCCGCCAGGACCTGCCTCCGGAGCTCGCCGCCGCCCTGGCCGAGCCCCCTCCCCGGCCCGGCCACGAGCTGCTGCGGATGTTGCGCGCGGATGGCCTGCTCGCGCCGCTCGCGCTGCTCGCCAGCATGGCGCTGGCCGCCGCCGGCACCGTGGGAGAGGCGCTGCTCCTGCGGGGACTGCTCCAGGTGGGCGACCGGCTCAACCTCGTGTCCCAGTGGCTCCAGGCCCTGCTGGCGCTCTGCGTCTTCCTCGTCATCTGCCTGGGACTGGACCTCCTGAACGGCCTCTCCCTGCGGCGGCTGGGACGGCGGCTGGAGGTCCGCTTCCGGATGGCCTTCCTGGAGAAGCTCCCCCGGATGCATGACCGCTACTTCAGCAGCCGCCCCCACTCGGACATGGCGGAGCGCTGCCACAGCCTCCACCGGCTGCGCCTGCTGCCCGGGCTGGGAGGCCAGCTCGTCCTCCTCGCCTTCGAGCTGCTGCTGACCACCGCCGGCCTCATCTGGCTGGACCCCGCCAGCGCGCCGCTGGCCGTGGGCCTCCTGCTCCTGGCGCTCCTGACGCCGCTGGCCCTCCAGCCGGTGCTCGCCGAGCGCGAGCTGCGAGTGCGCAGCCACTCCGCGTCGCTCTCCCGCTTCTACCTCGACGCGCTGCTCGGGCTGGTGTCGGTGCGGGCCCACGGCGCGGAGCGCTCACTTCGTCGCGAGCACGAGGGCCAGGTCGTGGAGTGGGCGCGCTCGGGCGCGGCGCTCCAGCGGCTCTCCGTGGTGGTGGAGGGACTGCTGGCGCTGGCCGGGCTGGGCCTCGCGGTGGCGCTCGTCTTCGGGCACCTGTCGCGGAACGGCGCGCAGAGCAGCTCCCTGCTGTTCCTCTACTGGACGCTCAACCTGCCGCTGCTGGGACAGCAGCTCGCCCAGGTCGCGCGGCAGTACCCGCTGCACCGCAACGTGACGCTGCGACTGATGGAGCCGCTCGGAGCGCCCGACGAAGCGCAAGACACCCCGAGCCACACGGGCGCGGACGTCCCCACGCACGTCCCCCACGGGGAGCACGGCGTGGCCGTGGACTTCAAGCAGGTGGCCGTCCTCGCCGGTGGGCACACGGTGCTGGAGGACGTGGAGGTCTCCATCGCCCCTGGCACCCACGTGGCCATTGTCGGCCCCTCCGGCGCGGGCAAGTCCAGTCTCGTCGGGCTGCTGGTCGGCTGGCAGCGGGTCTCCGCGGGCACGCTCCTCGTCGACGGCCTGCCGCTGGATGGCGCGCGGCTCGAACGGCTCCGGCGAGAAACGGCCTGGGTGGACCCGGCCGTCCAGCTCTGGAACCGCTCCTTCCTCGACAACCTCACCTACGGCGCCGCGTCGGAGCTGCCCCCTTCCTTGAGCCCCGTCATCGCCGCGGCGGACCTGCACTCCGTGCTGGAGCATCTGCCGGACGGACTCCAGACGGCGCTGGGTGAGGGAGGCGCGCGCGTCTCCGGCGGAGAAGGCCAGCGGGTGCGCTTCGGCCGGGCCTTGCTGAGGCACGACGCCCGGCTGGCCATCCTCGACGAGCCCTTCCGAGGCCTGGAGCGTGGCAAGCGCCGCGAGCTGCTGGAGCGGGCCCGAGAGCTATGGGCGGGAGCCACGCTGCTGTGCATCACCCACGACGTCGGAGAGACGCGTGGCTTCGACCGGGTGCTGGTGGTGGAAGCCGGACGCGTCGTCGAGCAAGGCGAGCCCGCCGAGCTGGCCTCCCTTCCGGACTCCCGCTACCGCGCCCTGCTGGAAGCTGAAGCGCAGGCGAAGGCAGAGGTCTGGTCCGACGCCTCGTGGACGCGAATCCGGATGGAAGACGGCCGGCTCGTCACCGCGCCACGTGCGGCACCGGAGCCGGAGGAAGCGGACGCCCCGGAGGTTTCCCCCGTCCTCGACACCTGGAAGGAGGCGGTATGACGACTGCTCTGTCGGCGCACTGCTGGCCCGCAGCGAGGCTTGGCGAGGCACTCCAGCGGCTCGCGCACCACTCCGGCATGCCGGGCCGGGCCGTCTCGCGGATGCCCGTGCCCGATGCCTCAGTACAACGTGGCAACCAGCCCATCGGCCCGTGGATTGAGTCCGCCGCCACCTTCCTGGGCTTCGAGGCGGAGCCGGTGGGCACGCGCTACTCGGAGCTGCCCGGACTGCTCCGCCGCGCGGGGCCGGCGTTGGTACAGCTCCCCGGAGAGGACGGACCGGAGGTGCTGGTCCTGCTGGGAGAGCGCCGCGGCCGGCTGCGGGTGCTGACCCCGACCTCGCGGGTGGAGTCCCTCGAATGGGAGACACTGCATGCCGCGCTCTGCCAGGAGCTGGAGGCGCCAGTGCGGCCCTCGGTGGAGGTGCTGCTCGACCAGGCCGAGGTCCCCGGCCGCCGCCGCGCCCGGGTCCGTACGCTCATCCTGGGCGAGCGACTGGGCACGCTGTGGCTCGACGTGGGCTGGCTGCTGCGCCTTCCTCCGGGCCAATCGTTCCGCACCCAGCTCAAGCACGCGCGCATGGACCGTCAGGCCGCGCTGCTCATCGCCGCGCACACCACGCAGTACGCGCTGGGCCTGCTGTCGTGGTGGCTCCTCGGGAAGGGCCTGCTCCTGGGCCGGGTGGACCGGGGGTGGATGCTCGCCTGGGCCATGCTCCTGCTCACGCAGGTGCCAGTGCAGATGCTGGCCCAGTGGGTGGCCGCGAGGCTGAGCCTCCAGGCCGGTGGGCTGCTGAAGCAACGCCTGCTCGTCGGTGCGCTGCGGATGGACGTGGAGCAGGTCCGCAGCCAGGGCGCGGGCCAGCTCCTGGGGCGGGTGATGGAGGCCGATGCGTTCGAGGCCCTCGCCCTCAACGGCGGACTCGCGGGAGGCCTGGCGCTCATCGAGCTGCTCTTCGCGGCGGCGGTGCTGGCCGTCGGAGCTGGACCGGTACCCGCGCTGCTGCTGCTCGGGTGGACCGCGCTCACCCTGCTGGGCGGCTGGCGCTGCATCCAGACCCGCCAGCGGTGGAACGACGCGCGCGTGGGGATGACCCATGACCTCATCGAGCGCATGGTCGGTCACCGGACCCGGCTGGCGCAGGAGTCACGGGAGCGCTGGCACGACGGTGAGGACCAGGCGCTCGAACACTACCAACGCGTCTCGGAGCAACTGGACCGGAGGGAGGTGCTCCTCACCGGGTTGATGCCACGAGGCTGGCTGTTGATAGGGATTATCGGCCTGGTCCTGTCGTTCGCGCTCGGTGGCGCCTCGCCGGTGGCGCTCGCCGTCGGCGTCGGTGGCGTGTTGCTGGCCTGGCGCGCCTTCAGCCGGCTGGTGATGGGCCTGTCCGCGCTCGCGGAGTCGGGCTGCGCCTGGAAGCAGATTGCCAGCCTCTTCCGCGCCGCGAGCCGGACGGAGGACGCCGCTCTGCCGCCGCTGTCCGCTCCCGCGCCGGTGCGCGGCGGCGCGGCCGGGGAAGCGAACACCCTCGCCTTCCCGCCCGGCCTGGGAGCTTCTTCGCGAGGACGGGGCGCGCGCGCGGAGCCGGAGGTGCTGCTCGAGGCGCAGCGCCTGGTCTTCCGTTATCCGGAGCGCGGCGAGCCGGTGCTGCACGGCTGCGACCTGCGGGTCCACCGGGGTGAGCACCTCCTGCTCGAAGGCCCGTCGGGTGGCGGCAAGTCCACCCTGGGCGCGCTGCTGGCCGGCCTGCGCCAGCCCCAGGCAGGGCTGCTGCTGCTGCATGGGCTCGACCGGCGCACGCTCGGCCCTGACCGCTGGCGGGCCGGAGTCGTCGCCGCGCCCCAGTTCCATGAGAACCATGTGTTCTCGGGCACGCTCGCGTTCAACCTGCTGATGAGCCGGGCCTGGCCACCGAGCCCGGAGGACCTGGAGCTGGCGACCTCCATCTGCGAGGAGCTGGGGCTGGGAGACCTCCTCGCGCGGATGCCGGCGGGCATCATGCAAATCGTCGGGGAGACGGGCTGGCAGCTCTCGCATGGGGAGCGGAGCCGGCTGTTCATCGCCCGGGCGCTGATTCAACAGGCGGACCTGCTGGTGCTGGACGAGAGCTTCGCCGCGTTGGACCCCGAGACGCTGCGCCGCTGCTACCGGTGCGTCGCGGCCCGCGTCCCCAGCCTCCTGGTCATCGCCCACCCTTGAGGAGCCACACCATGTCCGACCTGGACCGTGTCATCTCGAAGCTGCTGGACCCCATCTCCCTCCCCACCTTCCTGGAGGCGTACTGGGAGAAGCAGCCGCTCCATGTCCAGCGACAGGCCCCCGACCACTACGCCGGCCTCTTCGGGCTGGAGGAGGTCGAGCAGTACCTGTTCACCGTCAAGCCACGCGGCAATGAGCTCCGGCTCGTCGCTCGCGGAAGGCCCGACATCGTCTTCCACGAGTACGAGGAAGCCCCGCCGCGCGTGGTGTTCGAGGCCTTCCGGGAGGGCTACACCCTCAACCTGAACGGCGTCCATCGCCGCTGGCCCCCGGTGCACGCGCTCGTCGAGGCCGTGCAGCGCCGGCTCCGGTGCTACGCCAACGGCAACGCCTACGTCACCGGCCCGGCGTCACAGGGCTTCGACACGCACCACGACGGCCATGACGTCTTCGTCCTCCAGACGCGCGGCCGGAAGCGCTGGCGCCTGTACGCGGTGCGGGAGGAGCTCCCGCTCGAAGGCCGTGCGACGAGCCCCGAGGACAGTGGCTGGGGCGAGCCCGTGCGGGAAATCGAGCTGTCCGCGGGCGACCTGCTCTATCTGCCGAGGGGCGTCCCGCACTCGGCGACCACTGATGACTGCTGCTCCGTCCACCTGTCCATCGGCATCCGGCCGCTGCTCATGGAGAGCGTGCTCTCCGAGCTCATCCGCACCGTGGTGCGCGAACATGCCCACTGGCGTCGGGCCGTGGCACCGGCGGGCACCCGCGCCGCGCGGCATGCCCCCTCGCTCCAGTCCCTCGTGGCGCGGCTGTCGGAGGACCTGGGCGCGCTGGGCCCGCTGGAGCCGCTGCTGGAGTCCCTGGAGGAGAAGCTCCTGCGCCCCGAGGAGGCAGTGGGCGTGGGGCCGGGAGGCTACCTGCACTCCCTCGAGCGGCTGGAGGCGCTCGACCTGGACAGCGAGCTCGAGTGCCGGCCGGGCCACGCCAGCGTGCTCACCCGGCGTGGCGAAGAGGTGGTCCTGACCTTCATCGGAGGCTCGCTCGTGGCGCCGGCCTTCTGCGAGCCCGCGCTCCGGTACGCCCTGGAGCAGTCCCGATTCCGCGTCGGCGGGCTTCCCGAGTCGTTGACCGGGGAAGCCCGCGTGACGCTGTGCCGCCGCCTCGTCCGCGAGGGACTGCTGCGGCTCGTCGACGGAGCCGCGCAGCCTCTGGAATCCGACTTCCGGGAGCCGGGCACCTGGCTGGAGGGACACGCCCCTCAGTGAGGCCTGGGGCCCTGGGTCCGGGGGCCGGGGGTGGCGCCCTGGAACGGCACTTCGCCCCTCGCGGCGGAAGGGCCCTGCCCCTTGCTCACGAGCCACTCGAGGGCCGTCTCGGCGACCTCCTTCCAGCCGTGGTCGATGATGAGGGAGTGGCCGCGGTCGTCGAACACCTTGTAGTCCGTCACGGTCGGCGACTTGCGGTACAGCTTGTACTCCGCCCGGGAGACGACCTCCGGCACCGTCCTGTCCCGCCCGCCACCGATGATGAGCAGGGGTCCCCGGTCCGGGTTGCGGGTGTCGACCCGCGCGGCCGTCCTCCAGTTGAGGTTGGCCAGCGCCGCTTCGAACAAGGGACGGCCGGGCGACGGAATCACATACTTCGCGTGCAGCGCGTCGGACTCCTCCTCCGAGACGGCGTTCGCGAACCCCCAATGGAACTCTTCCGGCGTCTGCATGACCGCGCGCCTGTAGTTGGCCGGATTGCCGAGCACCGGAA
This genomic interval from Pyxidicoccus trucidator contains the following:
- a CDS encoding ATP-binding cassette domain-containing protein; protein product: MIRLRPTGGPRRFAPEVIQSSWMDCGPAALKCLLEGFGIPVSYGRLREACQTDVDGTSIDTLEEVARRCGLDAEQTLVPADHLLEPAAGTLPALVVVQLPSGYTHFVVVWRRHGKLVQVMDPSRGRRWMTLRALIGELYLHTTALPAPVWRDWATSKNTLAVLRGQLRDLGLGDEEIYGHLRVALADPDWHSLAALDATRKMVGYLVRSGGLSAGRPAVRAVETFFTQVLREPRLEPVTVPRPYWSVIPIPGEEEGETRLVFRGAVLVHASGRREAPRAESSAEAASSADTLPAPPVRQDLPPELAAALAEPPPRPGHELLRMLRADGLLAPLALLASMALAAAGTVGEALLLRGLLQVGDRLNLVSQWLQALLALCVFLVICLGLDLLNGLSLRRLGRRLEVRFRMAFLEKLPRMHDRYFSSRPHSDMAERCHSLHRLRLLPGLGGQLVLLAFELLLTTAGLIWLDPASAPLAVGLLLLALLTPLALQPVLAERELRVRSHSASLSRFYLDALLGLVSVRAHGAERSLRREHEGQVVEWARSGAALQRLSVVVEGLLALAGLGLAVALVFGHLSRNGAQSSSLLFLYWTLNLPLLGQQLAQVARQYPLHRNVTLRLMEPLGAPDEAQDTPSHTGADVPTHVPHGEHGVAVDFKQVAVLAGGHTVLEDVEVSIAPGTHVAIVGPSGAGKSSLVGLLVGWQRVSAGTLLVDGLPLDGARLERLRRETAWVDPAVQLWNRSFLDNLTYGAASELPPSLSPVIAAADLHSVLEHLPDGLQTALGEGGARVSGGEGQRVRFGRALLRHDARLAILDEPFRGLERGKRRELLERARELWAGATLLCITHDVGETRGFDRVLVVEAGRVVEQGEPAELASLPDSRYRALLEAEAQAKAEVWSDASWTRIRMEDGRLVTAPRAAPEPEEADAPEVSPVLDTWKEAV
- a CDS encoding ABC transporter ATP-binding protein, with the translated sequence MTTALSAHCWPAARLGEALQRLAHHSGMPGRAVSRMPVPDASVQRGNQPIGPWIESAATFLGFEAEPVGTRYSELPGLLRRAGPALVQLPGEDGPEVLVLLGERRGRLRVLTPTSRVESLEWETLHAALCQELEAPVRPSVEVLLDQAEVPGRRRARVRTLILGERLGTLWLDVGWLLRLPPGQSFRTQLKHARMDRQAALLIAAHTTQYALGLLSWWLLGKGLLLGRVDRGWMLAWAMLLLTQVPVQMLAQWVAARLSLQAGGLLKQRLLVGALRMDVEQVRSQGAGQLLGRVMEADAFEALALNGGLAGGLALIELLFAAAVLAVGAGPVPALLLLGWTALTLLGGWRCIQTRQRWNDARVGMTHDLIERMVGHRTRLAQESRERWHDGEDQALEHYQRVSEQLDRREVLLTGLMPRGWLLIGIIGLVLSFALGGASPVALAVGVGGVLLAWRAFSRLVMGLSALAESGCAWKQIASLFRAASRTEDAALPPLSAPAPVRGGAAGEANTLAFPPGLGASSRGRGARAEPEVLLEAQRLVFRYPERGEPVLHGCDLRVHRGEHLLLEGPSGGGKSTLGALLAGLRQPQAGLLLLHGLDRRTLGPDRWRAGVVAAPQFHENHVFSGTLAFNLLMSRAWPPSPEDLELATSICEELGLGDLLARMPAGIMQIVGETGWQLSHGERSRLFIARALIQQADLLVLDESFAALDPETLRRCYRCVAARVPSLLVIAHP
- a CDS encoding cupin domain-containing protein, whose translation is MSDLDRVISKLLDPISLPTFLEAYWEKQPLHVQRQAPDHYAGLFGLEEVEQYLFTVKPRGNELRLVARGRPDIVFHEYEEAPPRVVFEAFREGYTLNLNGVHRRWPPVHALVEAVQRRLRCYANGNAYVTGPASQGFDTHHDGHDVFVLQTRGRKRWRLYAVREELPLEGRATSPEDSGWGEPVREIELSAGDLLYLPRGVPHSATTDDCCSVHLSIGIRPLLMESVLSELIRTVVREHAHWRRAVAPAGTRAARHAPSLQSLVARLSEDLGALGPLEPLLESLEEKLLRPEEAVGVGPGGYLHSLERLEALDLDSELECRPGHASVLTRRGEEVVLTFIGGSLVAPAFCEPALRYALEQSRFRVGGLPESLTGEARVTLCRRLVREGLLRLVDGAAQPLESDFREPGTWLEGHAPQ
- a CDS encoding alpha/beta hydrolase produces the protein MPTTRIPVVFIHGLWLHPDSWKPWVDLFNDVGYDARNPGWPGDSRTVEEAREHPERVAPYGIADVTEHYARFIASLEAKPIVIGHSFGGLIAQKLLGMELASACVAIDPAQMRGVLPLPLVQLKAALPVLGNPANYRRAVMQTPEEFHWGFANAVSEEESDALHAKYVIPSPGRPLFEAALANLNWRTAARVDTRNPDRGPLLIIGGGRDRTVPEVVSRAEYKLYRKSPTVTDYKVFDDRGHSLIIDHGWKEVAETALEWLVSKGQGPSAARGEVPFQGATPGPRTQGPRPH